Proteins found in one Quercus robur chromosome 2, dhQueRobu3.1, whole genome shotgun sequence genomic segment:
- the LOC126714901 gene encoding photosystem I assembly factor PSA3, chloroplastic, translated as MVVVTSTSSNLATHFTNTVTCCKPVSPLLQFFNQIYGNPRRPSWSKLPNNCNGVVCVRAYMENPNSISSFASKVIGSLPVVGLLARILSDEGGVGGDIIDFAEFRRRVGKNCSVADSKAFYDFQDRRGPAGDPSHVLLCCWLAAVGAGFLKSEEILEGVVRLRISDDIEFEEETFLSMMNEAKERRAKLKVAAPTIPMEIRAEKALEAIYVCCFGKDPIEEEDKRLLKIMLSSVFASVGQSEIQRIVEEKGRRVAEGGDENYVLEPKPLPKEAVQLQMKDLEFLKQNRDS; from the exons ATGGTGGTTGTGACATCCACTTCTTCTAACCTCGCAACCCATTTCACCAACACAGTAACCTGTTGCAAACCAGTTTCACCTTTACTTCAATTCTTCAACCAAATTTATGGCAACCCCAGAAGACCCAGTTGGTCCAAACTGCCAAACAACTGTAATGGAGTGGTGTGTGTTAGAGCTTACATGGAGAATCCAAACTCTATATCCAGTTTTGCCAGCAAAGTCATTGGTTCTCTCCCTGTGGTTGGGTTACTAGCGAGAATTCTAAGCGATGAAGGTGGGGTTGGTGGTGACATTATTGATTTTGCAGAGTTTAGAAGGCGGGTGGGCAAGAATTGTAGCGTTGCTGATTCTAAAGCTTTCTATGACTTCCAAGATCGACGAGGCCCG GCAGGGGATCCTTCGCATGTTCTACTGTGTTGTTGGCTAGCAGCTGTTGGTGCCGGGTTTCTCAAATCTGAGGAGATTTTGGAGGGGGTTGTTAGGCTTCGGATTTCAGATGATATTGAATTTGAAGAGGAGACTTTCCTCTCTATGATGAATGAGGCAAAGGAG AGACGGGCAAAGTTAAAGGTAGCAGCTCCAACGATCCCTATGGAGATTCGAGCTGAGAAGGCTCTTGAAGCAATTTATGTATGTTGctttgggaaggaccctatcgAGGAAGAAGATAAGAGACTATTAAAAATCATGCTCAGTTCTGTTTTTGCATCAGTTGGGCAATCAGAGATTCAGAGGATTGTTGAAGAGAAGGGGAGGAGAGTAGCTGAAGGCGGTGATGAGAACTATGTTTTGGAGCCAAAACCCTTACCAAAAGAAGCTGTACAACTGCAAATGAAGGACCTTGAATTCCTTAAACAAAACAGGGACTCTTAA
- the LOC126714900 gene encoding formate dehydrogenase, mitochondrial, whose product MAGAATSAIKSVLTRHLHASPGSKKIVGVFYKANEYAALNPNFVGCVEGALGIRDWLESQGHQYIVTDDKEGPNSELEKHIPDLHVLITTPFHPAYVTAERITKAKNLQLLLTAGIGSDHIDLPAAAAAGLTVAEVTGSNVVSVAEDELMRILILVRNFLPGYHQAISGEWNVAAISHRAYDLEGKTVGTVGAGRIGKLLLQRLKPFNCNLLYHDRLKMDPELENQIGAKFEEDLDAMLPKCDIIVINTPLTDKTRGLFDKDRIAKCKKGVLIVNNARGAIMDTQAVADACSSGHVAGYSGDVWFPQPAPKDHPWRYMPNHAMTPHISGTTIDAQLRYAAGTKDMLERYFKGEEFPSQNYIVKEGKLASQYQ is encoded by the exons ATGGCTGGTGCTGCTACTTCTGCAATCAAATCAGTTCTCACTAGGCATCTTCAT GCTTCTCCGGGAAGCAAAAAGATTGTGGGGGTGTTTTACAAAGCCAACGAATATGCTGCCTTGAATCCCAATTTTGTGGGTTGTGTGGAGGGAGCCTTAGGCATACGTGATTGGCTTGAATCACAAGGTCACCAGTACATTGTCACTGATGACAAAGAAGGACCAAACTCTG AACTTGAGAAACATATTCCCGATCTTCATGTTCTCATAACTACCCCCTTCCATCCGGCCTATGTTACGGCTGAGAGGATCACGAAGGCCAAGAATCTGCAATTGCTGCTCACAGCTGGAATTGGTTCTGATCATATTGATTTgcctgctgctgctgctgctggaTTAACAGTCGCAGAGGTCACGGGAAGCAATGTAGTTTCAGTTGCAGAAGATGAGCTCATGAGAATCCTCATTCTTGTCCGGAACTTCTTACCTGGATACCATCAAGCTATTAGTGGAGAATGGAATGTTGCAGCTATTTCTCACAGGGCTTATGATCTTGAGGGAAAGACAGTTGGAACTGTTGGTGCTGGGCGAATTGGCAAACTTTTACTTCAACGTTTGAAACCTTTTAATTGTAATCTCCTTTATCATGATCGTCTCAAGATGGACCCTGAATTAGAGAATCAGATCGGTGCAAAGTTTGAGGAGGATCTTGATGCAATGCTTCCCAAATGTGACATAATTGTCATCAACACACCTCTCACTGACAAGACAAG AGGTTTATTTGACAAAGATAGGATTGCAAAGTGTAAGAAGGGAGTCCTGATTGTTAACAATGCTCGAGGAGCAATCATGGACACACAAGCAGTTGCTGATGCTTGTTCTAGTGGCCATGTTGCAG GTTACAGTGGTGATGTTTGGTTCCCACAACCTGCTCCAAAGGACCACCCATGGCGTTATATGCCTAACCATGCTATGACCCCTCATATTTCTGGTACCACCATTGATGCACAG TTACGATATGCTGCTGGAACTAAGGATATGCTCGAGAGGTACTTCAAGGGTGAAGAATTTCCTTCACAAAACTACATTGTCAAGGAGGGTAAACTAGCAAGCCAGTACCAGTAA
- the LOC126702842 gene encoding formate dehydrogenase, mitochondrial-like, giving the protein MVYFTVTRLDISYAVHQISSLSHILRDVFALWLITSSHVPFSQYGQASPGSKKIVGVFYKANEYAALNPNFVGCVEGALGIRDWLESQGHQYIVTDDKEGPNSKLEKHIPDLHVLITTPFHPAYVTAERIKKAKNLQLLLTAGIGSDHIDLHAAAAAGLTVAEATGSNVVSVAEDELMRILILVRNFLPGYHQAISGEWNVAAISHRAYDLEGKTVGTVGAGRIGKLLLQRLKPFNCNLLYHDRLKMDPELENQIGAKFEEDLDAMLPKCDIIVINTPLTDKTRGLFDKDRIAKCKKGVLIVNNARGAIMDIQAVADACSSGHVAGYSGDVWFPQPAPKDHPWRYMPNHAMTPHISGTTIDAQLRNAAGTKDMLERYFKGEEFPSQNYIVKEGKLASQYQ; this is encoded by the exons atggtTTATTTCACTGTCACTCGTctagacatttcctatgctgttcaCCAG atatcttcactaagtcacatcctaagggacgTCTTCGCACTTTGGTTGATAACCTCAA GTCATGTTCCTTTCTCTCAATATGGACAGGCTTCTCCTGGAAGCAAAAAGATTGTGGGGGTGTTTTACAAAGCCAACGAATATGCTGCCTTGAATCCCAATTTTGTGGGTTGTGTGGAGGGAGCCTTAGGCATACGTGATTGGCTTGAATCACAAGGTCACCAGTACATTGTCACTGATGACAAAGAAGGACCAAACTCTA AACTTGAGAAACATATTCCCGATCTTCATGTTCTCATAACTACCCCCTTCCATCCGGCCTATGTTACGGCTGAAAGGATCAAGAAGGCCAAGAATTTGCAATTGCTGCTCACAGCTGGAATTGGTTCTGATCATATTGATTTGcatgctgctgctgctgctggaTTAACAGTCGCAGAGGCCACGGGAAGCAATGTAGTTTCAGTTGCAGAAGATGAGCTCATGAGAATCCTCATTCTTGTCCGGAACTTCTTACCTGGATACCATCAAGCTATTAGTGGAGAATGGAATGTTGCAGCTATTTCTCACAGGGCTTATGATCTTGAGGGAAAGACAGTTGGAACTGTTGGTGCTGGGCGAATTGGCAAACTTTTACTTCAACGTTTGAAACCTTTTAATTGTAATCTCCTCTATCATGATCGTCTCAAGATGGACCCTGAATTAGAGAATCAGATCGGTGCAAAGTTTGAGGAGGATCTTGATGCAATGCTTCCCAAATGTGACATAATTGTCATCAACACACCTCTCACTGACAAGACAAG AGGTTTATTTGACAAAGATAGGATTGCAAAGTGTAAGAAGGGAGTCTTGATTGTTAACAATGCTCGAGGAGCAATCATGGACATACAAGCAGTTGCTGATGCTTGTTCTAGTGGCCATGTTGCAG GTTACAGTGGTGATGTTTGGTTCCCACAACCTGCTCCAAAGGACCACCCATGGCGTTATATGCCTAACCATGCTATGACCCCTCATATTTCTGGTACCACCATTGATGCACAG TTACGAAATGCTGCTGGAACTAAGGATATGCTCGAGAGGTACTTCAAGGGTGAAGAATTTCCTTCACAAAACTACATTGTCAAGGAGGGTAAACTAGCAAGCCAGTACCAGTAA